In Thauera sp. JM12B12, one DNA window encodes the following:
- a CDS encoding DEAD/DEAH box helicase: MTFQSLGLAAELLKAVEQTGYTTPTPVQMQAIPAAIAGEDLLVSSHTGSGKTAAFTLPALHKIIDRRPAPGSGPRVLVLTPTRELALQVEKAVQTYGKALRWLNTACLVGGAPMFAQIKQLQRQCDVVVATPGRLLDHLNRRKVKLSDVEVLILDEADRMLDMGFAEDIDAIVAATPAKRQTLLFSATLDGVVGSMASRMTRNPQRIEIEVAKEDRGQIEQRLMFADDLGHKNRLLEALLGSDGMNQAVVFTATKKSADELSLSLQEKGIAAAALHGDMHQTQRNRTLDRLRQGRIGVLVATDVAARGIDVAGISHVINFDPPRQAEDYVHRIGRTGRAGRDGVAITLSGPRETGLIRAIERFTGGRLEVHTIPGMEPSPRKPSGPRPAGNGGRRFGSGGGFGRPGGEARRSGGGFNRDGHPSRSERSHGDRRSRG; the protein is encoded by the coding sequence ATGACGTTCCAAAGCCTCGGCCTCGCCGCAGAACTCCTCAAGGCCGTCGAGCAGACCGGCTACACCACGCCCACCCCGGTGCAGATGCAGGCCATTCCCGCCGCCATCGCCGGTGAGGACCTGCTGGTGTCCAGCCACACCGGCAGCGGCAAGACCGCCGCCTTCACGCTGCCCGCCCTGCACAAGATCATCGATCGCCGCCCGGCGCCGGGAAGCGGCCCGCGCGTGCTGGTGCTCACCCCCACGCGCGAGCTCGCGCTGCAGGTCGAGAAGGCCGTGCAGACCTACGGCAAGGCGCTGCGCTGGCTCAACACCGCCTGCCTCGTCGGCGGCGCGCCGATGTTCGCCCAGATCAAGCAGCTGCAACGCCAGTGCGACGTCGTCGTCGCCACCCCCGGCCGCCTGCTCGACCACCTCAATCGCCGCAAGGTGAAGCTGTCGGACGTCGAGGTGCTGATCCTCGACGAGGCCGACCGCATGCTCGACATGGGCTTCGCCGAGGACATCGACGCCATCGTCGCCGCCACCCCGGCCAAGCGCCAGACCCTGCTGTTCTCGGCCACCCTCGACGGCGTGGTGGGCAGCATGGCCTCGCGCATGACGCGCAACCCGCAGCGCATCGAGATCGAGGTCGCCAAGGAAGACCGTGGCCAGATCGAGCAGCGCCTCATGTTCGCCGACGACCTCGGCCACAAGAACCGCTTGCTCGAAGCCCTGCTCGGCAGCGACGGCATGAACCAGGCCGTGGTGTTCACCGCCACCAAGAAGAGCGCCGACGAGCTGTCGCTGTCGCTGCAGGAGAAGGGCATCGCCGCCGCCGCGCTGCATGGCGACATGCACCAGACCCAGCGTAACCGCACCCTCGACCGCCTGCGCCAGGGCCGCATCGGCGTGCTGGTGGCGACCGACGTGGCCGCGCGCGGCATCGACGTCGCCGGCATCAGCCACGTCATCAACTTCGACCCGCCGCGCCAGGCCGAAGACTATGTGCACCGCATCGGCCGCACCGGCCGCGCCGGTCGCGACGGCGTGGCGATCACGCTCTCGGGGCCGCGCGAGACCGGGCTGATCCGCGCCATCGAGCGCTTCACCGGCGGCCGCCTGGAAGTGCACACCATTCCGGGCATGGAGCCCTCGCCGCGCAAGCCCTCGGGTCCGCGTCCGGCTGGCAATGGCGGACGTCGCTTCGGCAGTGGCGGTGGCTTCGGTCGCCCTGGCGGTGAGGCCCGTCGCAGCGGTGGCGGCTTCAACCGCGACGGTCACCCGTCGCGCAGCGAACGCAGCCACGGCGACCGCCGTTCGCGCGGCTGA
- a CDS encoding HU family DNA-binding protein, whose amino-acid sequence MNKGEFVEALADRLDVSRAQADRALSAVLDIIAEQLGKGEKVAFTGFGSFEVSERAARTGRNPQTGATIEIAASSVPKFTAGATLKAAVNK is encoded by the coding sequence TGAATAAAGGTGAATTCGTCGAAGCCCTGGCCGACCGTCTTGATGTTTCCCGCGCTCAGGCCGATCGCGCGCTGTCCGCCGTGCTCGACATCATCGCCGAGCAGCTGGGCAAGGGCGAGAAGGTCGCCTTCACCGGTTTTGGTTCCTTCGAGGTTTCCGAGCGCGCTGCCCGCACCGGCCGCAATCCGCAGACCGGCGCCACGATCGAAATCGCCGCCTCGAGCGTGCCCAAGTTCACCGCCGGCGCCACGCTGAAAGCCGCGGTCAACAAGTAA